A single region of the Nocardioides sp. W7 genome encodes:
- the ybeY gene encoding rRNA maturation RNase YbeY, translated as MSIEVLDESGHDLDVQHLATLSRFVMDRMRVHPLAELCIKAVDEATIAELNEHWMEKEGPTDVLAFPMDELRPGLVDEDPEEGVLGDLVLCPAIAVTQGATAGHGTLAEIELLTTHGILHLLGYDHAEPEEHAEMFGLQDRLLAEWRAGSPGAAE; from the coding sequence GTGAGCATCGAGGTGCTGGACGAGTCCGGCCACGACCTCGACGTGCAGCACCTCGCGACGCTGAGCCGCTTCGTGATGGACCGGATGCGGGTGCACCCGCTCGCCGAGCTGTGCATCAAGGCGGTCGACGAGGCCACCATCGCCGAGCTCAACGAGCACTGGATGGAGAAGGAGGGCCCGACCGACGTGCTGGCCTTCCCGATGGACGAGCTGCGCCCCGGCCTGGTCGACGAGGATCCCGAGGAGGGCGTCCTCGGTGACCTGGTGCTCTGCCCCGCCATCGCGGTCACGCAGGGCGCGACGGCCGGACACGGCACCCTCGCCGAGATCGAGCTGCTGACCACCCACGGCATCCTGCACCTGCTCGGCTACGACCACGCCGAGCCCGAGGAGCACGCGGAGATGTTCGGCCTCCAGGACCGGCTGCTCGCCGAGTGGCGCGCCGGTTCGCCGGGAGCCGCGGAGTGA
- a CDS encoding PhoH family protein yields the protein MTDSSQQGDPQAPRSTTRHTVVVPNSINMVSLLGPGDEHLGIIEGAFDAEIHVRGNRISLQGEPGEVALADRLVDELVAIIRTGQGVTSETVERVITMLRAETTERPADVLSLNILSNRGRSIRPKTLNQKRYVDSIDQHTITFGIGPAGTGKTYLAVAKAVQALQSKQVNRIILSRPAVEAGERLGFLPGTLTEKIDPYLRPLYDALHDMLDPELIPKLMAAGTIEVAPLAFLRGRSLNDSFIILDEAQNTTPEQMKMFLTRLGFGSKIVVTGDVTQTDLPSGQKSGLRVVEGILDEVGDISFNRLTSSDVVRHRLVGKIVAAYDDHEARTELAQERLQQGGRP from the coding sequence ATGACTGACAGCTCTCAACAGGGGGACCCCCAGGCCCCCCGCTCCACGACCCGGCACACCGTGGTCGTCCCGAACAGCATCAACATGGTGAGTCTCCTCGGTCCCGGCGACGAGCACCTCGGGATCATCGAGGGCGCCTTCGACGCCGAGATCCACGTGCGCGGCAACCGGATCTCGCTGCAGGGTGAGCCGGGCGAGGTCGCGCTGGCCGACCGCCTCGTCGACGAGCTGGTCGCGATCATCCGCACCGGCCAGGGGGTCACCTCGGAGACCGTCGAGCGGGTCATCACCATGCTCCGGGCCGAGACGACCGAGCGCCCGGCCGACGTGCTGAGCCTCAACATCCTCTCCAACCGGGGCCGCTCGATCCGTCCCAAGACGCTCAACCAGAAGCGGTACGTCGACTCGATCGACCAGCACACGATCACCTTCGGCATCGGCCCGGCCGGCACCGGCAAGACCTACCTGGCCGTGGCGAAGGCCGTCCAGGCGCTGCAGTCCAAGCAGGTCAACCGGATCATCCTGAGCCGCCCGGCCGTTGAGGCGGGGGAGCGGCTGGGCTTCCTGCCCGGCACCCTCACGGAGAAGATCGACCCCTACCTCCGGCCGCTGTACGACGCCCTGCACGACATGCTCGACCCCGAGCTGATCCCCAAGCTGATGGCTGCCGGCACGATCGAGGTCGCCCCGCTGGCCTTCCTGCGCGGCCGCTCGCTGAACGACTCCTTCATCATCCTCGACGAGGCGCAGAACACCACGCCCGAGCAGATGAAGATGTTCCTGACCCGGCTCGGGTTCGGCTCCAAGATCGTCGTCACCGGCGACGTCACCCAGACCGACCTGCCCAGCGGGCAGAAGTCCGGGCTGCGCGTGGTCGAGGGCATCCTCGACGAGGTCGGTGACATCTCGTTCAACCGGCTCACCAGCAGCGACGTCGTCCGGCACCGCCTGGTCGGCAAGATCGTCGCCGCCTACGACGATCACGAGGCCCGCACCGAGCTCGCCCAGGAGCGCCTGCAGCAGGGTGGTCGGCCGTGA